A window of the Janthinobacterium agaricidamnosum NBRC 102515 = DSM 9628 genome harbors these coding sequences:
- a CDS encoding hemagglutinin repeat-containing protein — protein MCXXNQVHIGAGGDIANSGVIHAQGDTHLASQANIVNSGTITAFGNTALSAAGRIDSAAGALLAGGVNPDNTLRASGDLTLDAQGAIGIHGVAASAGATSIHGAAADLSDANLSGARIAIGTSQGDLDASRAVIGASDTLGLDAARLLRTDGGRVIANQLTLAAHDVSNAGGDIMQLGGAELAIRLPGQLDNSAGRIASNSNQLTLQAATLSNAGGKIEHAGSGALSLSAITFNDQRGQIGSNGALVLKADTLDHRGASTVAAQLALDAGTLDNRGGAIGQTGAGQTALHIHGGLDNRGGTIDTNGALALAAATLHNGQGRIAASDSASVGVLSSLDNSGGVLAAAGGLTLAAGDVNNSRGQIQAIGGAAALAIGGLNNDGGSISAGSSLDLGAANINNSGSLYAAGNQTVHASGALVNSGAIAARGHTTIAAASIDSAAGSLLGAGINAAGGLLAGGDLTITASGGISALGQNLAAGNASLGGASVDVSGSQTSAANLALTAHAGNVLTSHASVSTAGRLAINAGAGQARALINAQGSLSAGQLAVQAANLDNRGGSIVQTGRGDTAIVLTAPDGRLDNSGGRIAVNSANLALGAATLANTGGKIEHAGAGALTIRATALDGARGSITGNGLVDIGAVDIDHDQASTSGQQVTLHAASLSNRDGRLLQTGAGPMTVAVVRQLDNSGGAIVANGDLRLQAGALANARGRITAALAARVDSGGALDNSDGVIAAGAALQLSGTAIGNERGLLQAATGALTLQAASLSNRKGTLSAGSDLTATVAGDVRNDGVLYAGRDQHLDVGGTLDNSGSIAALRDTTLRAGDVRSSGLLGAGLTADGSLLQSGKLTVGAARLLQAGGQNLAAGDLLMSGAALDLSGSQTSAANIALTAAGGDIGTGNAVLSTAGLLAITAHARNGQTLLNQGGKLSAGQLQLALANLDNRGGAIVQTGSGDTAIETGLLDNGGGRIAVNSANLTLNARDLNNQDGKIEHAGAGTLAIRADNFDGQRGQLSGNGALDLAATYLDHRNASTVARQVTLSAGVLDNRNGDIVQLGQAHTSIRTSQRLDNGGGKIETNGDAAIDAALLLNGHGGITAGQSMRLDASAGLDNSDGTIAAGRDLALGGANLDNSRGSVRAVAGNAVLTIGDLNNSAGTVFAGARLDTTAANVVNSGSLYAGASQTLTASGAISNSGVILAQGNNTISANSLDSSAASLIGAGLKADGAFNAGGDLNIQTRQGLRANGQNLAAGSASLAGASLDIGASQTSAATISLSASSGNVGTSAATLTTPGLLTVSAQANPGQTWDNSQGTVSAGQLALRAANLNNSHGSLVQSGAGATRIDTGSLDNTSGRIAVNSANLTLAAATLLNTDGKIEHAGNGALVIQADRLNGQRGQITSNGGLSLTAATLDHRNASTIAQQVTIAAGTLDNRQGEISQLGFGQAGIRASVSLDNRGGSIASNGNTAIAAQSLNNQGGKLQAGGGASLDLGGGTLDNSNAGDIGAGGKLTAALGALLNQNGKITAGGALDAAIGGTLQNAGGLLAATGNLAVAAGALDNRGGKVASVQGDIKLSSGAIALNDGGAIQAAGDIAIVGAGLSNTLSGSIAGRNVSIDTGLAALDNSIGTIVAAQALNVRSGALDNDGGLLQSGAGLSIDTHGQALNNANALSYARNLGNLQGNPGGIVSGAGLNLAVGDWSNRDGYVGAAGAVTGHAGLLDNRGGRIAGQSSLALSLAGLNNQNGQWQVVGKLNLDVAGVIDNRQGLIRSGAAATLNAAAIDNSATQGSNQGLEGIDLTISAGSLNNRQGALRADHQLTFSGSGAFDNSLGLLSAGTALSVRDDGASRSLVISNGGGTVIAGTLAEIRAASLGGDGRILSQQDLTLDLSGNYIHGAGGEITANRNLGLTIAGDFVNAGKLQAGGTLTLGAVNLDNTASGDISAATTRVSASGVLNNRGLIDGVATELNAGTLNNLGTGRLYGSQLSIAAATLNNDVENGVAATIAARENLNIGAQVINNREHALIFSGNDMAIAGALDAKRQASGSAAVLNNASASIEALGSLSLAAEHINNLNSHFEVAMSGPSGPQNVTEYQGKGVAQRYAAGTPGVEVYNDESDHLRTPDNTYEEWNRYDIVRTTRQSEVVSSDPGRITAGRNISINAGQVLNDNSHLIAGGLLDLHGMSVSNSQTAGQKITSDSGIAHSFWRNHKRGRDDTGHSSTGYAPPDQIETISLNVAREQQLAAPQGSGTTLANVAIASVDGATSAAGSASADVKSSAIVKALAGLGGVGNASGHGAAAASAGSGPQGSERTGNAGQAGGVDAATGAVAGAVSGVGANHQTTLAPAAGASVGGASGGAVQVDAANGAPRQVRLNGIAQVALAHPSGGAQVVRSSPASVVLPNASLFKISPAPSSHYLVETDPRFANYRAWTGSDYLLNQVKADPSVTQKRLGDGFYEQQLVREQVAQLTGQRFAGDYSSDEQQYRGLMDSGAVYAKTWDLHPGVALTPAQMAALTSDIVWLVERDVTLADGSTQKALVPQVYLRLRDGDLDGSGSLLAGKEVNLNLSGDLTNSGTIAGREVVKLSAENVDNLGGRVHGDAVAVAARNDLNNIGGAMSANSQLIATAGRDLHIDSTSHSGSSSAGGNSFSRTGLDRVAGLYVTGDGSGGSGTLVAAAGRDVSLLAGVIGNAGQDGNTIVSAGRDINLGTLTTASANSLHWDANNYRKDSTSTDVGSQIQASGNIALQAGNDLNARAADVQAGQALVASAGHDVNLTAGINQTSLDEGHQHTEKGFLHSETITSRDTLERSMASGSAFGGNTVALAAGHDIKVTGSSILSDGAASLIAKHDITIAAATDSSTASQHRSVKESGFLSGGGFGISYGTRTTTVDQERDATSQSGQSRSAVGSTGGDVTIAAGGALNISGSDIAAGGDLDLLGKSVTITPGXXTHLIN, from the coding sequence GTGTGTGNNNNNAACCAGGTGCACATCGGCGCCGGCGGCGATATCGCCAACAGCGGCGTGATCCACGCGCAGGGCGACACGCACCTGGCCAGCCAGGCCAATATCGTCAATAGCGGCACGATCACGGCGTTCGGCAATACCGCTCTGAGCGCCGCCGGGCGCATCGATTCGGCGGCCGGCGCGCTGCTGGCCGGCGGCGTCAACCCGGACAATACGCTGCGCGCCAGCGGCGACCTGACGCTGGACGCTCAAGGCGCCATCGGCATCCACGGCGTGGCCGCGTCGGCCGGCGCGACCAGCATCCACGGCGCCGCCGCCGATCTGTCGGACGCCAATCTGTCCGGCGCGCGCATCGCCATCGGGACCAGCCAGGGCGACCTGGACGCCAGCCGCGCCGTGATCGGCGCCAGCGATACGCTGGGCCTCGATGCGGCGCGTTTGTTGCGCACCGACGGCGGCCGCGTGATCGCCAATCAGCTCACGCTGGCGGCCCATGATGTGTCCAACGCGGGCGGCGACATCATGCAGCTGGGCGGCGCCGAGCTGGCCATCCGGCTGCCCGGGCAACTGGATAACAGCGCCGGCCGGATCGCCAGCAACAGCAATCAGCTGACCTTGCAGGCGGCCACGCTCAGCAATGCCGGCGGCAAGATCGAGCACGCCGGCAGCGGCGCGCTGTCGCTCAGCGCGATCACGTTCAACGACCAGCGCGGCCAGATCGGCAGCAATGGCGCGCTGGTCCTCAAGGCCGATACGCTGGACCACCGCGGCGCATCCACCGTGGCGGCGCAACTGGCGCTGGATGCCGGCACGCTGGATAATCGCGGCGGCGCCATCGGACAAACCGGCGCCGGGCAAACCGCGCTGCACATCCACGGCGGGCTGGATAACCGGGGCGGCACGATCGACACCAATGGCGCGCTGGCGCTGGCCGCGGCGACGCTGCACAATGGCCAGGGCCGCATCGCTGCAAGCGACAGCGCCAGTGTTGGCGTGCTTTCCAGCCTGGATAATAGCGGCGGTGTGCTGGCGGCGGCCGGCGGCTTGACGCTGGCCGCCGGCGATGTCAATAACAGCCGCGGCCAGATCCAGGCCATCGGCGGCGCCGCGGCGCTGGCGATTGGCGGCTTGAACAATGACGGCGGCAGTATCTCGGCCGGTAGCAGCCTGGATCTCGGCGCCGCCAATATCAACAACAGCGGCAGCCTGTACGCGGCCGGCAACCAGACCGTGCATGCCAGCGGCGCGCTGGTGAACAGCGGCGCGATCGCGGCGCGCGGCCACACGACCATCGCCGCCGCCAGCATCGATAGCGCCGCCGGCAGCCTGCTGGGCGCCGGGATCAACGCCGCCGGCGGCTTGCTGGCAGGCGGCGACTTGACCATCACGGCCAGCGGCGGCATCAGCGCGCTGGGACAAAACCTGGCGGCGGGAAATGCCAGCCTGGGCGGGGCATCGGTCGATGTGTCGGGCAGCCAGACCAGCGCCGCCAACCTGGCGCTGACGGCCCATGCCGGTAATGTGCTGACCAGCCATGCGAGCGTCAGCACGGCCGGCAGACTGGCCATCAACGCCGGCGCCGGCCAGGCCCGGGCGCTGATCAATGCGCAAGGCAGCCTGAGCGCCGGCCAGCTCGCGGTGCAGGCGGCGAACCTGGATAACCGCGGCGGCAGCATCGTGCAAACCGGTCGCGGCGACACGGCGATCGTGCTGACGGCGCCGGACGGCCGGCTCGACAATAGCGGCGGCCGGATCGCCGTCAACAGCGCCAATCTGGCGCTGGGCGCGGCCACGCTGGCCAATACCGGCGGCAAGATCGAGCATGCCGGCGCCGGCGCGCTGACGATCAGGGCGACCGCGCTGGACGGCGCGCGCGGCAGCATCACCGGCAATGGCCTGGTCGATATCGGCGCGGTCGACATCGACCACGACCAGGCCAGTACGTCGGGCCAGCAAGTGACGCTGCACGCCGCCAGCCTGAGCAACCGCGACGGCCGCCTGCTGCAAACCGGCGCCGGCCCGATGACGGTGGCGGTGGTGCGCCAACTCGACAATAGCGGCGGCGCCATCGTCGCCAATGGCGACCTGCGCCTGCAAGCGGGCGCACTGGCCAATGCCAGGGGGCGCATCACGGCCGCGCTGGCGGCGCGGGTCGACAGCGGCGGCGCGCTCGATAACAGCGATGGAGTGATCGCCGCCGGCGCCGCCTTGCAACTGTCCGGCACGGCGATCGGCAATGAGCGTGGCTTGCTGCAGGCCGCTACGGGCGCCTTGACATTGCAGGCGGCCAGCCTGTCGAACCGCAAGGGCACGCTGAGCGCGGGCAGCGACTTGACGGCCACGGTGGCCGGCGACGTGCGCAACGACGGCGTGCTGTACGCCGGGCGCGACCAGCATCTGGATGTCGGCGGCACGCTGGACAACAGCGGCTCGATCGCGGCGCTGCGCGACACCACGCTGCGCGCCGGCGACGTGCGCAGCAGCGGCTTGCTGGGCGCCGGCCTGACGGCCGATGGCAGCTTGCTCCAGTCCGGCAAGCTGACGGTCGGCGCGGCGCGGCTGTTGCAGGCCGGCGGACAAAACCTGGCCGCCGGCGACCTGCTGATGAGCGGCGCGGCGCTGGACCTGTCGGGCAGCCAGACCAGCGCCGCGAATATCGCGCTGACGGCCGCTGGCGGCGATATCGGCACCGGCAATGCGGTGCTGAGCACGGCCGGTTTGCTGGCCATCACCGCCCATGCGCGCAATGGGCAAACGCTGCTTAATCAGGGAGGCAAGCTCAGCGCCGGCCAGTTGCAACTGGCGCTGGCGAATCTGGATAATCGCGGCGGCGCTATCGTCCAGACGGGCAGCGGCGATACGGCGATCGAGACGGGCTTGCTGGACAATGGCGGCGGCCGCATCGCCGTCAACAGCGCCAATCTGACGCTCAATGCGCGCGACTTGAACAACCAGGACGGCAAGATCGAACATGCCGGCGCCGGCACGCTGGCGATCCGGGCCGACAATTTCGACGGCCAGCGCGGCCAGTTGAGCGGCAATGGCGCGCTGGACCTGGCGGCGACGTATCTGGATCACCGCAACGCCAGCACGGTGGCGCGCCAGGTGACGCTGTCGGCCGGCGTGCTGGACAACCGCAATGGCGACATCGTCCAGCTGGGCCAGGCGCATACCAGCATCCGGACCAGCCAGCGGCTCGACAATGGCGGCGGCAAGATCGAGACCAATGGCGACGCCGCGATCGACGCGGCGCTGCTGTTGAATGGTCACGGCGGCATCACGGCCGGCCAGAGCATGCGTCTCGACGCCAGCGCCGGCCTCGATAATAGCGACGGGACCATCGCCGCCGGCCGCGACCTGGCGCTGGGCGGCGCCAATCTCGACAATAGCCGCGGCAGCGTGCGGGCGGTGGCCGGCAATGCGGTCTTGACCATCGGCGACTTGAACAACAGCGCCGGCACGGTGTTTGCCGGCGCCCGGCTGGATACGACGGCGGCCAATGTCGTCAACAGCGGCAGCCTGTACGCCGGCGCCAGCCAGACGCTGACCGCCAGCGGCGCGATCAGCAATAGCGGGGTGATCCTGGCGCAAGGCAATAACACGATCAGCGCCAATAGCCTGGACAGTTCCGCCGCTAGCCTGATCGGCGCCGGACTGAAGGCCGATGGCGCCTTCAATGCCGGCGGCGACCTGAATATCCAGACCCGCCAGGGCTTGCGCGCCAACGGCCAGAACCTGGCGGCCGGCAGCGCCAGCCTGGCCGGCGCGTCGCTCGATATCGGCGCCAGCCAGACCAGCGCCGCCACGATCAGCCTGTCGGCCAGCAGCGGCAATGTCGGCACCAGCGCCGCGACGCTGACCACGCCGGGCCTGCTGACGGTCAGCGCCCAGGCCAACCCCGGCCAAACCTGGGACAACAGCCAGGGCACGGTCAGCGCCGGCCAGTTGGCGCTGCGGGCCGCCAATCTGAACAACAGCCACGGCAGCCTGGTCCAGAGCGGCGCCGGCGCCACGCGGATCGATACCGGCTCGCTGGACAATACATCCGGCCGCATCGCCGTCAACAGCGCCAATCTGACGCTGGCTGCGGCCACGCTGCTCAATACCGACGGCAAGATCGAACACGCCGGCAATGGCGCGCTGGTGATCCAGGCCGACCGCTTGAACGGCCAGCGCGGACAGATCACCAGCAACGGCGGCTTGAGCCTGACCGCCGCCACGCTGGACCACCGCAACGCCAGCACCATCGCGCAGCAGGTGACGATCGCGGCCGGCACGCTGGATAACCGGCAAGGCGAGATCAGCCAGCTGGGGTTTGGCCAGGCGGGCATCAGGGCCAGCGTCAGCCTGGATAATCGCGGCGGCAGCATCGCCAGCAATGGCAATACGGCGATCGCCGCGCAATCCCTGAATAACCAGGGCGGCAAGTTGCAGGCCGGCGGCGGCGCCAGCCTGGATCTCGGCGGCGGCACGCTGGACAACAGCAATGCCGGTGACATCGGCGCCGGCGGCAAGCTGACGGCCGCGCTGGGCGCGCTGCTGAACCAGAACGGCAAGATCACCGCCGGCGGCGCCCTGGACGCGGCTATCGGCGGGACGCTGCAGAATGCCGGCGGCTTGCTGGCGGCCACCGGTAACCTGGCCGTGGCGGCCGGGGCGCTCGATAACCGCGGCGGCAAGGTCGCGTCGGTGCAAGGCGATATCAAGCTGTCCAGCGGCGCCATCGCGCTCAACGACGGCGGCGCGATCCAGGCCGCCGGCGATATCGCCATCGTCGGCGCCGGCTTGAGCAATACCCTGTCCGGCAGCATCGCCGGACGCAATGTCAGCATCGATACCGGCCTGGCGGCGCTGGATAACAGCATCGGCACCATCGTCGCCGCGCAGGCGCTGAACGTGCGCAGCGGCGCGCTGGACAATGACGGCGGCTTGCTGCAATCGGGCGCCGGGCTGTCGATCGACACCCACGGCCAGGCGCTGAACAATGCCAACGCCCTGTCGTATGCGCGCAATCTGGGGAATCTGCAGGGCAATCCGGGCGGCATCGTCAGCGGCGCCGGTCTGAACCTGGCGGTCGGCGACTGGAGCAACCGCGACGGTTATGTCGGCGCGGCCGGCGCGGTGACCGGCCATGCCGGCTTGCTCGACAATCGCGGCGGCCGGATCGCCGGCCAGTCCAGCCTGGCGCTCAGCCTGGCCGGCTTGAACAACCAGAACGGCCAGTGGCAAGTGGTCGGCAAGCTGAACCTCGACGTGGCCGGCGTCATCGACAACCGGCAGGGCTTGATACGCTCCGGCGCGGCCGCCACGCTGAACGCGGCCGCGATCGACAATAGCGCCACCCAGGGCAGCAACCAGGGCCTGGAAGGCATCGACCTGACGATCAGCGCCGGCAGCCTGAATAACCGGCAAGGCGCGCTGCGCGCCGACCATCAGCTGACGTTCAGCGGTTCCGGCGCCTTCGACAACAGCCTCGGCTTGCTGAGCGCCGGCACCGCCCTGAGCGTCAGGGACGACGGCGCCAGCCGCAGCCTGGTCATCAGCAATGGCGGCGGCACGGTGATCGCCGGCACGCTGGCCGAGATCCGCGCCGCCAGCCTCGGCGGCGACGGGCGCATCCTGTCGCAGCAAGACCTGACGCTGGACTTGAGCGGCAATTACATCCATGGCGCCGGCGGCGAAATCACCGCCAACCGCAACCTCGGCCTGACGATCGCCGGCGACTTTGTCAATGCCGGCAAATTGCAGGCCGGCGGCACGCTGACGCTGGGCGCCGTCAATCTCGACAACACCGCCAGCGGCGACATCAGCGCCGCGACCACGCGCGTCAGCGCCAGCGGCGTGTTGAACAACCGCGGCCTGATCGACGGCGTGGCCACCGAGCTCAATGCCGGCACGCTGAATAACCTCGGCACTGGCCGCCTGTACGGCAGCCAATTGAGTATCGCCGCGGCGACGCTGAACAACGACGTTGAGAACGGCGTCGCCGCGACCATCGCCGCGCGCGAAAACCTGAACATCGGCGCGCAGGTCATCAACAACCGCGAACACGCGCTGATTTTCAGCGGCAACGACATGGCCATAGCCGGCGCGCTCGACGCCAAGCGTCAGGCCAGCGGCAGCGCCGCGGTGCTGAACAACGCCAGCGCATCGATCGAAGCGCTGGGCAGCCTGAGCCTGGCAGCGGAGCATATCAATAACCTGAATAGCCACTTCGAGGTCGCCATGTCGGGTCCGTCCGGGCCGCAGAATGTCACCGAGTATCAGGGCAAGGGCGTGGCGCAGCGCTACGCTGCCGGGACGCCCGGCGTCGAGGTCTATAATGACGAGTCGGACCATTTGCGCACGCCCGACAATACCTACGAAGAGTGGAACCGCTACGATATCGTGCGCACCACGCGGCAGAGCGAAGTGGTCAGCTCCGATCCGGGGCGCATCACGGCCGGCCGCAACATTTCCATCAACGCCGGGCAGGTATTGAACGACAATAGCCATCTCATCGCCGGCGGCTTGCTGGACCTGCATGGCATGTCGGTGTCGAACAGCCAGACCGCGGGGCAGAAAATCACCAGCGACAGCGGTATCGCCCATTCTTTCTGGCGCAACCATAAAAGGGGCCGGGATGACACCGGCCATAGCAGCACCGGCTATGCGCCGCCGGACCAGATTGAAACCATTTCGCTCAACGTGGCCAGGGAACAGCAATTGGCCGCGCCGCAAGGCAGCGGCACCACGCTGGCCAATGTCGCCATAGCCAGCGTCGATGGCGCCACCAGCGCCGCCGGCAGTGCCAGCGCCGATGTCAAGTCATCGGCCATCGTCAAGGCGCTTGCAGGCCTGGGCGGCGTCGGCAATGCATCCGGACACGGCGCCGCTGCGGCCAGCGCAGGCAGCGGCCCGCAGGGCAGCGAGCGCACCGGCAACGCCGGCCAGGCCGGCGGCGTCGACGCGGCCACGGGCGCGGTGGCAGGTGCCGTCTCCGGTGTCGGCGCGAACCATCAAACGACACTGGCGCCGGCTGCCGGCGCCAGCGTCGGCGGCGCATCCGGCGGCGCGGTCCAGGTGGATGCGGCCAACGGTGCGCCGCGGCAGGTCCGCCTGAACGGCATCGCGCAAGTGGCGCTGGCCCATCCATCGGGCGGCGCGCAAGTGGTGCGCAGCAGCCCGGCGTCGGTGGTGTTGCCGAACGCCAGTCTGTTCAAGATCAGTCCGGCGCCATCGTCGCACTACCTGGTCGAGACCGACCCGCGCTTCGCCAATTACCGCGCATGGACCGGTTCCGACTATTTGCTGAATCAGGTCAAGGCCGATCCGTCGGTGACGCAGAAGCGGCTGGGCGACGGCTTTTATGAACAGCAGCTGGTGCGCGAACAGGTGGCGCAACTGACCGGCCAGCGTTTCGCCGGCGACTACAGCAGCGACGAGCAGCAATACCGCGGGCTGATGGACTCCGGCGCGGTCTACGCCAAGACCTGGGATTTGCATCCCGGCGTGGCGCTGACGCCGGCGCAGATGGCGGCGCTGACCAGCGACATCGTCTGGCTGGTCGAGCGCGACGTGACGCTGGCCGACGGCAGCACGCAAAAGGCGCTGGTGCCGCAAGTGTATCTGCGGCTGCGCGACGGCGACCTCGATGGCAGTGGTTCCTTGCTGGCCGGCAAGGAGGTCAACCTCAACCTGTCCGGCGATCTGACCAACAGCGGCACCATCGCCGGGCGCGAGGTGGTCAAGCTCAGCGCCGAAAACGTGGACAACCTGGGCGGGCGGGTGCATGGCGATGCGGTGGCGGTGGCGGCGCGCAACGACTTGAACAACATCGGCGGCGCGATGTCGGCGAACAGCCAGCTGATCGCCACGGCCGGGCGCGACCTGCACATCGACAGCACCAGCCACAGCGGGTCCAGCAGCGCCGGCGGCAACAGCTTCAGCCGCACCGGCCTGGACCGGGTGGCCGGTTTGTACGTGACCGGCGACGGCAGCGGCGGCAGCGGTACGCTGGTGGCCGCCGCCGGGCGCGACGTCAGCCTGCTGGCCGGGGTGATCGGCAATGCCGGCCAGGACGGCAATACCATCGTCAGCGCCGGGCGCGACATCAACCTGGGCACGCTGACCACGGCCAGCGCCAACAGCCTGCACTGGGATGCGAACAACTACCGCAAGGACAGTACGAGCACCGACGTGGGCAGCCAGATCCAGGCCAGCGGCAATATCGCGCTCCAGGCCGGCAACGACCTGAACGCGCGGGCGGCGGACGTGCAGGCCGGCCAGGCGCTGGTGGCCAGCGCCGGCCATGACGTGAACCTGACCGCCGGTATCAACCAGACCTCGCTCGACGAAGGCCACCAGCATACCGAAAAAGGCTTCCTGCACAGCGAAACGATCACCAGCCGCGACACGCTGGAACGCAGCATGGCGTCGGGCAGCGCGTTCGGCGGCAACACGGTGGCGCTGGCGGCCGGCCATGACATCAAGGTGACGGGGTCGAGCATCCTCAGCGACGGCGCGGCCAGCCTGATCGCCAAACACGACATCACGATCGCAGCGGCGACCGACAGCAGCACCGCATCGCAGCACCGTAGCGTCAAGGAAAGCGGCTTCCTCAGCGGCGGCGGTTTCGGCATCAGCTACGGCACACGCACCACCACGGTCGACCAGGAGCGCGACGCGACCAGCCAAAGCGGCCAGTCGCGCAGCGCGGTCGGCTCGACCGGCGGCGATGTGACGATCGCCGCCGGCGGCGCCCTCAACATTTCCGGCAGCGACATCGCGGCCGGCGGCGACCTGGACCTGCTGGGCAAGAGCGTCACGATCACGCCGGGGNNNNNCACACACTTAATTAATTAA
- a CDS encoding S8 family serine peptidase → MSNITINGVTLNPAAETPALKQLALFQPDAASSDYILVQTREPLTAPQKKQLSDTGAEMLEYVPTNTYICRYNDTDLHQVRALPFVAWANVYLEGFKISPQLHAAVKAKQAPLLGMQGMASSPGSSLEQVDIVLHRDADRTAALNQVALAAGVSPGQLNADNGKIRLRVDTDRLDALSKIDLVRNIEPVFEKKLWNNVARGILGADTVMTALGLQGQGQIVAVCDTGFDNGDAGHPHPAFEGRVKALHALGRPNDASDPQGHGTHVCGSVLGDGHSADGPIRGTAPKATLVMQSVLDARGGLGGLGNNLYRLFQQAYDEGARVHSNSWGDSNNGYTPDAYDVDNFIWTNRDMSILFAAGNDGSDRNRDGLIDAHSVGSPGTAKNCITVGASENQRPDFYYVDGRFKFNRYGQGWPQDYPSDPLRNDKLADNPEGLAAFSSRGPTADGRIKPDLVAPGTGILSTRSRADGVANGWGPSPDPLYFYEGGTSMATPLVSGCAAVVREFLQSQQAARPSAAIVKAILINAARPLLGQYTPSEAGTIPNNNQGFGRVNLAAAVDAGADSEILAWWDEGTQLDTGDEEVFTVQLDRPAAELKVTLVWTDPPGETLQNDLDLTVETDSGRLGIGNAAPGSTIPDRSNNVEQVSLLSVPAGAVTIKVKAYRIAIDRQSFALVARAVL, encoded by the coding sequence ATGTCTAACATCACCATTAATGGCGTCACGCTGAATCCCGCTGCAGAGACACCGGCACTAAAACAACTGGCGCTGTTCCAGCCGGACGCGGCAAGTTCGGACTATATTCTGGTGCAAACCAGGGAACCATTGACCGCGCCGCAAAAAAAACAATTGAGCGACACCGGCGCGGAAATGCTGGAGTATGTGCCGACCAATACTTATATTTGCCGCTACAACGACACCGACCTGCACCAGGTGCGCGCGCTGCCTTTTGTCGCCTGGGCCAATGTCTACCTGGAAGGATTCAAGATTTCCCCGCAATTGCACGCCGCCGTCAAGGCGAAACAGGCGCCGCTGCTGGGCATGCAAGGCATGGCCAGTTCGCCCGGCTCCAGCCTCGAACAGGTCGACATCGTCCTGCACCGGGACGCCGACAGGACCGCCGCGTTGAACCAGGTCGCGCTGGCGGCCGGCGTCAGTCCCGGCCAGCTGAATGCGGACAATGGCAAGATCCGGCTGCGCGTCGATACCGACCGGCTGGACGCACTGTCGAAAATCGACCTGGTGCGCAACATCGAGCCGGTGTTCGAGAAAAAATTATGGAATAACGTCGCGCGCGGCATACTCGGCGCGGACACGGTGATGACGGCGCTCGGCCTGCAAGGCCAGGGACAAATCGTCGCGGTCTGCGACACCGGCTTCGACAACGGCGACGCCGGCCATCCGCATCCGGCCTTCGAGGGCCGCGTCAAGGCCCTGCATGCGCTGGGCCGGCCGAACGACGCCAGCGATCCGCAAGGGCACGGCACCCACGTTTGCGGCTCGGTGCTGGGCGACGGCCATTCGGCGGACGGACCGATACGCGGCACCGCGCCCAAGGCCACGCTGGTGATGCAATCGGTGCTGGATGCGCGCGGCGGCCTGGGCGGCCTGGGCAACAACCTGTACCGGCTGTTCCAGCAAGCTTACGACGAAGGCGCCCGGGTCCACTCCAATTCCTGGGGCGATTCGAATAACGGCTACACGCCGGATGCCTACGACGTGGATAACTTCATCTGGACCAACCGCGACATGAGCATCCTGTTCGCCGCCGGCAACGATGGCAGCGACCGCAACCGCGACGGCTTGATCGATGCGCACTCGGTCGGCTCGCCAGGCACGGCCAAGAATTGCATCACCGTCGGCGCCAGCGAAAACCAGCGGCCGGACTTTTATTATGTCGATGGCCGGTTCAAGTTCAACCGCTATGGACAAGGCTGGCCGCAGGACTACCCGTCCGACCCGCTGCGCAACGACAAGCTGGCCGACAATCCGGAGGGCCTGGCCGCCTTCAGCTCGCGCGGCCCGACCGCGGACGGCCGCATCAAACCCGACCTGGTGGCGCCGGGAACCGGCATCCTGTCGACCCGTTCGCGCGCCGACGGCGTCGCCAACGGCTGGGGGCCATCGCCCGACCCGCTGTACTTTTACGAAGGCGGCACCAGCATGGCGACGCCGCTGGTATCGGGCTGCGCGGCGGTGGTGCGCGAATTCCTGCAGTCGCAGCAAGCCGCCAGGCCCAGCGCGGCCATCGTCAAGGCGATACTGATCAACGCGGCCCGGCCGCTGCTCGGCCAGTACACGCCGAGCGAAGCCGGCACCATCCCGAACAACAACCAGGGCTTTGGACGGGTCAACCTGGCGGCGGCGGTCGATGCCGGCGCCGACAGCGAGATACTGGCCTGGTGGGATGAAGGCACGCAGCTCGACACCGGCGACGAAGAAGTCTTCACGGTACAACTCGATCGCCCCGCCGCCGAACTGAAAGTCACGCTGGTCTGGACCGATCCTCCCGGCGAAACGCTGCAGAACGACCTGGACTTGACGGTCGAAACCGACTCCGGCCGGCTCGGCATCGGCAATGCCGCGCCCGGCTCGACGATACCGGACCGCAGCAATAATGTGGAACAGGTCAGCCTGCTGTCGGTGCCGGCCGGCGCGGTCACCATCAAGGTCAAGGCTTACCGCATCGCCATCGACCGGCAATCGTTCGCGCTGGTGGCGCGCGCCGTACTGTAA